A single genomic interval of Babylonia areolata isolate BAREFJ2019XMU chromosome 26, ASM4173473v1, whole genome shotgun sequence harbors:
- the LOC143300481 gene encoding uncharacterized protein YfbL-like yields the protein MDASSRQLFILFVCFALQVVRGEPRASWMKATLTSHFSQPRHHVTNPGYKMAAKNFINSQFLDMGLVTAIHDFETVLSNVTGHTVVGVMKGVHFGTDNDSIVAISAHYDTMRNTPGVNDNGAGVVVMLEAARELVQGKARTSTLLFIAFDFEEWEWKSDSACREILCGSKKFVSDWLPTYFRPHWPLDWKGLLNMDTVLNFDDRNDTQDLPFGFAQVFPDQFSSISSDNKEGDFLTVAGRAPGDTDLLQDFNTSWLGLGHSDFEVEMFPIPSQLVNQVQDFSRSDHASFWKANLSALFLTDTANYRGYMKQCYHSQCDNLTFATDERMQFAAKISKALVAWVDRRAPSQITDVAAMMSTVSLWMLLAAFGVTMMTSQ from the exons ccctGCAGGTGGTACGAGGAGAGCCCAGGGCCAGTTGGATGAAGGCCACTCTGACGTCACACTTCTCCCAGCCCCGTCATCACGTGACCAACCCCGGCTACAAGATGGCGGCCAAGAACTTCATCAACAGCCAGTTCCTCGATATGGGGCTGGTCACAGCGATCCATGACTTCGAAACCGTGCTGAGCAAT gtcacaggtcacacgGTGGTGGGCGTGATGAAGGGGGTTCACTTCGGCACGGACAACGACAGCATCGTGGCCATCAGTGCTCACTACGACACCATGAGGAACACCCCTG gtgTGAACGACAACGGGGCGGGCgtggtggtgatgctggaggCGGCacgagaacttgtgcagggaaaggCCCGCACCTCCACCCTGCTCTTCATCGCCTTCGACTTTGAGGAGTGGGAATGGAAAA GTGATTCGGCGTGCAGAGAAATCCTCTGTGGGAGCAAAAAGTTTGTGTCGGACTGGCTGCCCACCTACTTCCGCCCGCACTGGCCGCTGGACTGGAAAGGTCTGCTCAACATGGACACCGTCCTCAACTTCGATGACCGAAATGATACTCAGGACCTTCCTTTCGGATTCGCCCAG gtgttccCGGACCAGTTTTCCAGCATCAGTTCAGACAACAAGGAGGGGGACTTCCTAACGGTGGCGGGTCGTGCCCCGGGGGACACGGATCTCCTGCAGGACTTCAACACATCCTGGCTTGGCCTGGGCCACAGCGACTTTGAG GTTGAGATGTTTCCAATACCGTCACAGCTTGTGAACCAGGTACAGGACTTTTCACGAAGTGACCACGCATCATTCTGGAAAGCAAACCTGTCGGCTCTCTTCCTCACCGATACCG CTAATTACCGAGGCTACATGAAACAGTGCTACCACTCCCAGTGTGACAATCTGACCTTCGCCACTGACGAGAGAATGCAGTTCGCCGCCAAGATCTCCAAAGCTTTAGTGGCCTGGGTGGACCGCAGGGCCCCTTCGCAGATCACCGATGTCGCTG cTATGATGTCAACTGTGAGCCTGTGGATGCTGTTGGCAGCCTTTGGTGTCACCATGATGACGTCACAGTGA